A window of the Henckelia pumila isolate YLH828 chromosome 3, ASM3356847v2, whole genome shotgun sequence genome harbors these coding sequences:
- the LOC140890537 gene encoding protein ABA DEFICIENT 4, chloroplastic isoform X1, with protein sequence MVTSSCFLSSQVSFKIGCSSFPAKSFCRNQKSTKREIPFDQLALGKKASQCVVWSFIGGSRIISRPNLGRIILFRRSSVYASWLPSSQIASNAFTLGTVAVLPFYTFMVAAPQAKLTKKIVASSIPFIVLGLLYAYLLYLSWTPDTIRLMFASKYWLPELTGIATMFSNEMTLASAWIHLLAVDLFAARQVYFDGLKNSVEMRHSVSLCLLFCPLGILVHFITRAFTASRKIREHGDTSH encoded by the exons ATGGTCACGTCTTCTTGTTTTCTCAGCTCTCAAGTCTCATTTAAG ATTGGTTGTTCAAGTTTTCCAGCTAAATCATTTTGTAGAAATCAGAAAAGTACAAAGAGAGAAATACCATTTGATCAACTAGCACTGGGGAAAAAAGCGAGTCAATGTGTTGTCTGGAGTTTCATTGGAGGATCTAGAATCATCTCTAGACCTAATCTTGGAAGAATCATTTTGTTCAGAAGGTCTTCTGTGTATGCTTCAT GGCTCCCGAGTTCTCAGATTGCAAGTAATGCTTTTACCTTGGGAACCGTAGCAGTACTTCCGTTTTATACATTTATGGTTGCTGCCCCTCAAGCGAAGCTT ACCAAGAAAATAGTAGCGAGCAGCATACCTTTTATAGTTCTCGGCCTGTTATACGCTTATCTACTGTATCTGTCCTGGACACCTGATACTATTCGGCTGATGTTTGCAAGTAAATACTGGTTGCCAGAG TTAACTGGTATAGCTACAATGTTTTCCAACGAGATGACGCTGGCTTCTGCTTGGATTCATTTATTGGCTGTCGATCTTTTTGCTGCAAG GCAAGTTTACTTTGACGGATTGAAGAACAGTGTAGAGATGAGGCATTCAGTGTCCCTTTGCCTGCTGTTCTGTCCACTTGGAATTCTTGTTCATTTCATCACAAGAGCTTTCACTGCTAGCAGAAAAATAAGAGAACATGGAGACACTTCTCATTGA
- the LOC140890537 gene encoding protein MAO HUZI 4, chloroplastic isoform X2, with amino-acid sequence MVLYFICEHVLPDIIRCVTGLPSSQIASNAFTLGTVAVLPFYTFMVAAPQAKLTKKIVASSIPFIVLGLLYAYLLYLSWTPDTIRLMFASKYWLPELTGIATMFSNEMTLASAWIHLLAVDLFAARQVYFDGLKNSVEMRHSVSLCLLFCPLGILVHFITRAFTASRKIREHGDTSH; translated from the exons ATGGTTTTGTACTTCATCTGCGAGCATGTGCTGCCTGATATAATCAGATGTGTGACAG GGCTCCCGAGTTCTCAGATTGCAAGTAATGCTTTTACCTTGGGAACCGTAGCAGTACTTCCGTTTTATACATTTATGGTTGCTGCCCCTCAAGCGAAGCTT ACCAAGAAAATAGTAGCGAGCAGCATACCTTTTATAGTTCTCGGCCTGTTATACGCTTATCTACTGTATCTGTCCTGGACACCTGATACTATTCGGCTGATGTTTGCAAGTAAATACTGGTTGCCAGAG TTAACTGGTATAGCTACAATGTTTTCCAACGAGATGACGCTGGCTTCTGCTTGGATTCATTTATTGGCTGTCGATCTTTTTGCTGCAAG GCAAGTTTACTTTGACGGATTGAAGAACAGTGTAGAGATGAGGCATTCAGTGTCCCTTTGCCTGCTGTTCTGTCCACTTGGAATTCTTGTTCATTTCATCACAAGAGCTTTCACTGCTAGCAGAAAAATAAGAGAACATGGAGACACTTCTCATTGA
- the LOC140890140 gene encoding uncharacterized protein produces MMSPNQLLENRSSANPATFRQTPLQVIHILGNFMRIWSIYTLYIYLSQTGASVLLFVFSCLVPSSLLFLLLQKPWKGRPLSNTQVVPSVINGGVTALYFILWGKGLKSCGPRRAILAEYSGAVLGVLSAVLYGRRGHLWKKIAGLFTMFASFYLLSQGWASFFHFKIPVFNSSEAEVETEVAIGLKDMLIPIFAGILSTLRRVIARRVSLKNQLKRRLHAITITSATCFMFPIAMWDLILGSSSVELPFSAWTFSSTILFGIILIFYVDSIAEERLFMVFSSPRHLMVAGGCIIIMEIVYKMDFSLLGFLLCVAMLSFGIHEATSLDRTKKDSSQNLDPSHAIFEDQIQMAQLPT; encoded by the exons ATGATGTCTCCTAATCAACTTCTGGAAAATCGCAGCTCTGCGAATCCCGCCACTTTCAG GCAAACTCCCTTGCAGGTCATACATATTCTTGGTAACTTCATGAGAATATGGTCAATCTACACACTGTACATCTATTTATCACAAACAGGTGCTTCGGTCTTGTTGTTTGTCTTCAGCTGTCTTGTTCCATCATCCCTTCTGTTTTTACTGTTGCAAAAACCTTGGAAGGGCAGACCACTTTCTAATACTCAG GTTGTGCCTTCTGTAATAAATGGTGGTGTCACAGCCCTGTACTTTATCTTATGGGGAAAGGGTTTGAAATCTTGTGGTCCTCGCAG GGCCATATTGGCTGAGTATTCTGGTGCTGTTCTTGGAGTATTATCCGCTgtattgtatgggaggagaggCCATCTCTGGAAAAAG ATTGCCGGCCTCTTTACAATGTTTGCATCGTTCTATCTCCTATCTCAAGGATGGGCCTCG TTTTTTCACTTCA AAATACCAGTCTTTAATAGTTCAGAAGCAGAGGTTGAAACAGAAGTGGCTATAGGACTTAAGGACATGCTAATTCCAATTTTTGCTGGAATATTGTCAACATTGAGAAGGGTGATTGCAAGACGTGTCTCACTTAAG AATCAACTTAAAAGGCGGCTTCATGCCATAACTATTACTTCTGCCACCTGTTTCATGTTCCCGATTGCCATGTGGGACTTGATACTG GGATCATCCAGCGTAGAGTTGCCTTTTTCTGCCTGGACCTTTTCTAGCACTATTCTTTTTGGAATTATCTTGATATTTTATGTGGACAGTATCGCGGAGGAGAG ATTGTTTATGGTGTTCTCATCTCCGAGACATTTAATGGTAGCAGGAGGATGCATCATTATCATGGAAATCGTGTACAAGATGGACTTCTCCCTGCTTGGTTTTTTACTCTGCGTTGCCATGTTGAGCTTCG GAATACATGAAGCAACTTCTTTGGATCGTACGAAGAAAGATTCTTCGCAAAATTTGGATCCATCGCATGCGATTTTTGAGGACCAAATTCAGATGGCACAACTTCCAACTTAA
- the LOC140891709 gene encoding small ribosomal subunit protein eS7-like — protein MFTAAQKIHKDRDAEPTEFEENVAQALFDLENTNQEIKSDLKDLYINSALQIDVSGSKKAVVIHVPFRLRKAFRKIHSRLVRELEKKFSGKEVVLIATRRIGRPPKKGSAVQRPRTRTLTSVHEAMLEDIVYPAEIVGKRIRYRLDGSKIMKVFLDPKAKNDTENKLETFSGVYRKLSGKDVVFEFPITEA, from the exons ATGTTCACCGCCGCGCAGAAGATCCACAAAGACAGGGACGCTGAGCCCACTGAATTTGAGGAGAATGTTGCTCAG GCTCTGTTTGATTTGGAAAATACAAACCAAGAGATTAAGAGTGACTTGAAAGACCTCTACATCAACTCTGCCTT GCAAATTGATGTTTCTGGAAGCAAGAAGGCTGTTGTGATCCATGTCCCTTTTCGATTGAGGAAAGCTTTCCGTAAGATTCATTCCAGATTGGTGAGAGAACTTGAGAAGAAGTTCAGTGGAAAG GAGGTGGTTCTCATTGCCACGAGGAGGATAGGGCGCCCACCCAAAAAGGGTTCTGCCGTCCAAAGGCCTCGTACCCGAACACTTACCAGTGTCCATGAAGCCATGCTTGAGGACATAGTTTATCCAGCTGAGATTGTTGGAAAGCGCATCAGATACAGACTTGATGGATCTAAGATAATGAAG GTTTTCTTGGATCCTAAAGCAAAGAATGACACAGAGAATAAGCTCGAAACATTTTCCGGGGTCTACAGGAAACTCTCAGGGAAAGATGTGGTCTTTGAGTTTCCAATAACAGAGGCTTGA